ATCAGAAGCGACTGCTGTTGGTAATGTGGCTAATGCGCAAAATAGTGGTGTTTCGAGTGAAGTTGCTGAAGAAATAGCACAAGATGTTGAAACATCTGCAGCAAGTGTTTCTAGTGAAGTGGTTACTGAAGTGACAGAAAAAGCTCTAGACGGTCAAGAAATTATCGAGGACACTGATGTTCTAAAAGAAGAATCTCTCATTCCTGAAGAGATTATCAAACCAGAAACACCACCGAAAGTGGGACCGCAGGTTAGTGAAAACGAGAAAGGAGGAGAGGTAGCTGCCCTAGGGGTCGTAACCGTTCATAAAGAAGTTAAAGCTTCAACTCCTGCTAAACCTTTGGCAAGTTCAAAAGCGACCGACGAGCTCCCTCAAACGTCAAACGTTATACAAAATTATCTTCTTGCTCTCGACTTTGCTTTAGTGACACTAACAGCAGGTATCTGGAAACGAAGAAAAGTCCTAAAGACTAATAAATTTAAGTTTAGTCATCCCTTCCTCTAACAAAAAGCACATCTGAAAGAGAAAATTCTTAATCGGGTGTGCTTTTTGAGTGTATTGAACGCTTATTTTTTCAAATGAAGTTCTTGATTTTTAAGATAAACTTCTGAGACTTGAGCGTATTTTTTTAGTTTTTTCAATTCTTCTTTGTGCGTAATGAAAGTAATAACAACGCCAGCTTTTCCCATACGTCCAGTTCTTCCTGTACGATGAGTATAGACTTCTTTATCACGAGCAAGGTCAAAATTGATAACGTATTCGAGATTTTCAATATCAATCCCACGGGCAACTAAATCAGTTGCCAACAGTAGTGAAATGTCATGATTTTTGAATTTTTCAAGAATGACTTTACGGAATTTGACATTAATATCAGACGCCAAAGAAACAGCAGAAACACGATTAAATTGGAGACGTTCTTCAGCAGCTCCTAAATCTGAAAGACTGTTGAAAAAGACCAAACCACGAAATTCTGGAATATTTGAAAATTTGCGGAGTAATTCAAGGCGGTCACGTTTATCGACGGTAATGTAATAATGAGCGATTTGTTCCAGCTTTTGGTCAGACAAATCAATCGTCAACGTATTTTCAGCGAGTGCGTCAGCATCAACTTTATTGGTTGCACTCATGTAAACCATTTGGTGGTCACGTGGAACACGGTTGATGATATTTTCAACAAAATGATATTGAGAGTCACCTAGCAATTCATCAAATTCATCCAAAACGATTGTGTCAACGTTCATCATTTTGATTTTTTTGAGCTTGACTAACTCGAAAACACGCCCAGGTGTTCCGATAAGAATTTCTGGACCTTTTTTCAAACGTTCGATTTGACGTTTTTGACTAGAACCAGAAATGAATAGCTGTGCTGTAAGATTTAGAGGCTCAGCCCATGTTTTAGTTACCTCAAAAATTTGCCCTGCTAGTTCGGTATTTGGTGCTAAAATCAATAATTGTTGTGATTTTTTTGGTGTCACGTTTAAAAGTGTTGAGAAAAGATAAGCTAGTGTCTTACCTGTACCAGTTGGGCTGACACCAAGGACATTATCACCTTGTGAAATAGGCTCGAAAATTTGTTTTTGAATAGCTGTTAGCTCGCTAAATTTCAGACTAGCTAACTGCTCTTGCCAGACTTGTGGAAATTGTGAAATCATAATTTTCCTTTTCTATGTTTGTAATCTTCACCTATTATAACATAGAAAGAGAATCTTTTTTATTTCGTGAATAAGTAAGAGTTTTCAGTATTTAAAAAATGGTAAAAATGTAGTAGAATAGATAAGAAATATTTTTGATTTGGAGTAATAAATGCGTAAAAAACCTATTATTATTGGTGTGACTGGTGGCTCTGGTGGTGGAAAAACCAGTGTTTCAAAGGCTATTTTGGCGAATTTTAAAGACCAAAAGATTGCGATGATTCAACATGATTCTTACTATAAAGACCAAAGTCATCTGACGTTTGAAGAACGCGTGTCAACAAATTATGACCACCCACTTGCTTTTGATACGGATTTGATGATTGAACACATCAATGAACTCATTGCAGGGCGTTCTGTTGACATTCCAATTTATGATTACACACAACATACGCGTAGCGAAAAAACATATCGCCAAGAACCACAAGATGTTTTTATTGTCGAAGGAATCTTGGTTCTTGAAGATAAGCGCCTCCGTGATTTAATGGATATTAAATTATTTGTTGATACCGATGACGATATCCGTATTATTCGCCGTATCAAACGTGATATGGAAGAACGTGGACGTAGCCTTGACAGCGTTATTGACCAATACACATCAGTTGTTAAGCCAATGTACCACCAATTCATCGAATCAACAAAACGTTATGCAGACATTATCATCCCAGAAGGATCATCAAACGTTGTCGCTATCGATCTTATCAACACTAAAATCGCAACTATTTTAGAATGATTTGTAGTGAATAGAAAAAGACACTGAGCTAAGTTTGGTGTCTTTTTCTAACAAATCAACAGAAAAAAGTCTCTTTTTCAGCTAAGTTATCAACTATTTTGTAAAAATCTCAGAAATTATTCAGAAAATTTATTTTATTTTGATTATTCTGTTGACTTTTATTCTAGAAAAGAGTATTATGTAAAAAACGAAAAACATCGAAGGGAATTAAGTCAATGACATTCGCAAATATGACAGTCTTGCTATTGCGTAATGAGGGCTAGTGCATGAAAGCATTAGTCCTGTTTGGCTTACCAAGCGGGATAAAAACATCTCGCTTGTCCGTGAGATGTTTTTATTTTTATCTTAATGCTTTTGTTAATATTAGAAAGAGGTTACTATGCGTAAAGTTGGATTCCTT
This sequence is a window from Streptococcus macedonicus ACA-DC 198. Protein-coding genes within it:
- a CDS encoding Serine endopeptidase ScpC codes for the protein MALASKTQKTVSEELSSPAATSEATAVGNVANAQNSGVSSEVAEEIAQDVETSAASVSSEVVTEVTEKALDGQEIIEDTDVLKEESLIPEEIIKPETPPKVGPQVSENEKGGEVAALGVVTVHKEVKASTPAKPLASSKATDELPQTSNVIQNYLLALDFALVTLTAGIWKRRKVLKTNKFKFSHPFL
- the yfmL gene encoding ATP-dependent RNA helicase YfmL; translation: MISQFPQVWQEQLASLKFSELTAIQKQIFEPISQGDNVLGVSPTGTGKTLAYLFSTLLNVTPKKSQQLLILAPNTELAGQIFEVTKTWAEPLNLTAQLFISGSSQKRQIERLKKGPEILIGTPGRVFELVKLKKIKMMNVDTIVLDEFDELLGDSQYHFVENIINRVPRDHQMVYMSATNKVDADALAENTLTIDLSDQKLEQIAHYYITVDKRDRLELLRKFSNIPEFRGLVFFNSLSDLGAAEERLQFNRVSAVSLASDINVKFRKVILEKFKNHDISLLLATDLVARGIDIENLEYVINFDLARDKEVYTHRTGRTGRMGKAGVVITFITHKEELKKLKKYAQVSEVYLKNQELHLKK
- the udk gene encoding Uridine kinase, which gives rise to MRKKPIIIGVTGGSGGGKTSVSKAILANFKDQKIAMIQHDSYYKDQSHLTFEERVSTNYDHPLAFDTDLMIEHINELIAGRSVDIPIYDYTQHTRSEKTYRQEPQDVFIVEGILVLEDKRLRDLMDIKLFVDTDDDIRIIRRIKRDMEERGRSLDSVIDQYTSVVKPMYHQFIESTKRYADIIIPEGSSNVVAIDLINTKIATILE